A region of the Culex quinquefasciatus strain JHB chromosome 1, VPISU_Cqui_1.0_pri_paternal, whole genome shotgun sequence genome:
TCATACGCACCTAATATTCTCATTGTCTGCATACCGTATTGTTGATATAGACCCCATAATCGTCACATATGAGGTTATATCTACCCAAATATCAGCGTGAATATCATACGCGCATAATACTCGCGCAGTATTCCTATGCTGCATACCATATCGACTCCAATATTGGCTTTATAATGGTGCAATATCAGAAGTGAATTGCCCTTTGTGCTGTTCAATAATTGAAATATCATTGTTAATTTAGTTCAGAGCTGAAAtaatgggtagatttgagtagaagACAACTACTTAGCTGTTGTTTCTGAAGTCTCTAGtctctagagggtgacgagcgggaattcccgggacaaatgaCCCGGGAAATTGGCCATTGTTGAGCTCCTCGATATctgggaaatttgggaattttgacactaaaaaatattatgataaATACCATAATCAAAATAGTATAAAGCTAACTAGCCACATTAGAtgagttaaatttaaataaaataaaaattataaataaatgctTATAATTGATTGCAAAGAAACTGGACTGGTGAAAAATGCATGTTAAAACCACTTTTTTACTCGACTATGGTCAGTGCTAAGAATCATAAACTAACAAGCAATCAAATtagaaatcaatagtttaatatATAATTAAGTGTTATCCCCAGATTCATCtgctttaaaacttttttatttaataagacAAAGAGCCAAACAgtattccagttttttttttaaatcacttttattTCGTTCAGTATTCGTCAATTTTAATCGAGATAATATTTCTTACCATGATGAGAAATTACACTGAATGAACGGGATCAGAtctttagtttttcaaaaaaggcCGACCGTAACAGTTTTTTCCAGCGCATGGATTCCAACCCAGTTTTGTATAATTTATTATAGGGttagcagcaacaacagcaataATTGCAGCTACAACTGATACAAATGTCaacaatttcattttaaaattgattgttAAACTGCTATGTTTGAAGCACAAGTTGAGAATGATTTATTTTGTCTAGAccgtatttttcttttttatactCAATCTTGATTACCAACACATGAAAATGCGGTAAAAGTTAAGTATTCATTTGTTTTTGATCCAATAATAAAGATTTCATTAAAACATTTGTGCAAACAGCTCTTGGCGCTGATGATTTACCTTTGGGAGCGTTCATATCCGTTGgcatgaaaattataaattttggtattacttgtgcaaatacctgcgaacaaaatgtgcccttggttgcccagcaatagatggtaccgtaaactggggtcaatcgggacacatggggcgaattgggacagcagtttcaaccatgttggagcacaatattttgatttttctggttggtttcggttagaacagactcagaccaacaaaatgtgtgcaTATATTTCCAATTTTAAAAGCTATaaatgctctaaaaactgctgtccctattcagactgaagttccgattcgccccagattacggtaaaataccatgaaatcataccagaaCCATGTATGTGGCCACAGGAATATCAAATTCTGTTTTTCCAAGGGCACGGggatacctaaaaataaaaccctggcaataccaagttttggtattcaggcaatgttcaaaaatccagaagacctcaacttggtattgaaatgattttattttgtggcaTTATTTTACCCtcggaataacatggtttggtattgttgtgcccttctacatacaagactttggtatgatttcatagtattttaccatctattactgggcgaccaaaggcacattttggtccctgttatttgtcCAAGTAATAccgaaatttggtattcccgtgttatttacccctgctcgggaattgatttttttatgggcTCCTTATTCCTTCCTTTGTTATATTATTTGATTTGAATCGTatggcatattttttttaaataaataatttcctAGGGGTtattcttcgccaactcacaaaaaatcggaaattttcgtgaaactgcgtcctaaggggtaatttttgtccctgatcacgaatccatcCTCCTTTTTTCGGTCTCTCTTGACGGAGGGTTGTACGAGCCCTTCCATAATTGAATTATATTAATTTTCGTCGAAAAAGATATAcataaatagtttcaaaaattctgtaaattttcgttacttgactgtaattttttttgaacatgtcatttaagggaaattttaaaaattttcgaatatttgataactcagaagggtaatttttcatgaagaatttttttttttaaatttcgttatttttatctaattttGCAGGAAGTTTGCTTATTATCAttacgagttatcacgattttacgaaacaaaaaagttttaaactgCTATATTTGCGCGTAACAAGAAGTAGAAATTTGCTTATTAAATAAACTTGAAAATATTAGCGTCTTGTACTGTTTGAACAAATGCTTTCAGAAATTTGTaatattgaacaaaaatataacattttccgCATTGGAAATATCGATGTTTTTGTGTTTAACTTTgactataaaagaaaaaaattcagTCGATTGACATAACAGTTCACCATAACGAgacaaaaatgaagtttttgtcaATTATCTTCGTCTTAACTGCAATCTTAGCTACTGCTACTGCTgctaatcaaaaaatgttgttttcacaGTTCTATAAACCAGCATGTGCTGGAATTAACTGTGGCAGAAAACCCAACCCTGTTTTTAAGGTGCAATAACTCATAAGCATATAATATATGATTGGTtcttttgtcgattttgaagtaatcttttcgaaaaagcattggaaagtgTTTTGTTTTACTATAGAAGAACAAAAAAGAACTTTTAATGaatgataacaacaagcatgaATGAATTTAAGCAGGGAAAACTAAACCatcaacacttaattttaaatattttttaacgctTGGTGTACAACACAACTTTCTCCATCATAGATTAGATGCTAATCTGTTCTTGGTATCGCACAGTGTTAAACCCAAATTCCTATTTTATGCTTACAacagttttatgttttatcaTATGCACCAACAAATCCCGTTAGTTCGCGTTTGTCCTCGCTCAAGGCAACATCTGGTTGCAGCGATCCTCCCAGTTGCATCCAGCAACGCAAAGAGCCACTTTGGATGTGTTCTAATCAGCACAAAAAATAACATCACTTTTAATTCCCACCAAACATGTGCTTCTGTTCGAGCCAGTGCTGCGTCAAGGTTTCCCTGAACTTGCTCGTGAATCTGCTCCGCCGCATCAGCGATGACATAATGGAGGCGATCCACTGCCAACGACCACCAACCGTTGACGACGTGACTTCCGAAGATCGATACCAGTGCCAACGGTATGAGTCTGATCAGCAGTTCGAAACGGTGCAACCGTGCAGTGGTAATGATCAACCAGATGATCGTCGTCTGCAGCTGGAAATGTCACTGCAAGGTGATTAATTACGTTAAAAGTAGAGGAGGTTGGGGTGAATTCGACATCCTCAAGAGAACTTCGGTACAAAAGTAGTTTAAGGTACCCAAGCTTCCCCTAATCACTCGGCGAAGTCGTCTCGAAGTCGACACCAAGTCTGAGCAGTTTTTCTGCGAATGCATCTCCGAGACCAATGTTGACGGAACGTTTTGTCCCACCGCGTGGTCTGCTTAATTGGTCTCCTTAACGGTACGGTAATAGAGCCCTGAATCAATTAATCACCGGCTCGGCGCGCCACCGTGGAAAATTGATTCCGCCAACACGCGCGGCGTAACCGGTAGCAAAACAGGAAAATCTAGCTTCAGCAGGCGTTCCATGGTGGCATCTAACTCGTTTCTAATGATCTTTCAGAGGTCGCAGATGCTGCAGATGTGACGGAGTTGGGGGTAGACTGCAACGAGAAGGGCGTTGACCTGCCCAAGAGGTTTGCCATCGCTACCCGGTTGTACTGTGTGATCTATGACACGGTGGAGCTGGAACCGTACTTCTGCAACGTGGATCGAGAGCAGTGCGAGCGGATGCTTGAGGGAGGTCGGGATGGAGTGTGCATTGTGAGGCCGTTTAAGTTGAAGGTTTGTAGGTTTAAAGTGGATTTTTTCAAGTCATGGTTGCTATACGctaaaatgataaatttaaaaactgaaacTACTTGCCATGGTTCTAACATTTCAATTAGAAAAGTGTGGTAAAAGGCATTGTAGATACGTATAATTATTTTACAATCATTAGATTTCgcaaaatctaaaataatcgaaaaaaaagaaatcacatgttcaaaaaagtcgataaatatataaataacacttaagtgcttagacattttgacaggattatcagatcttcaatgatttgagCACGTTAGAATAGTTTTTTGATTACCCATTCAAGGATAGGTTGCATggaagatccggacaacgttttcatcaaaatttctgaagtccggcctctaaaaaagtataaataacacttaagtgcttataacttttgatagggttgtcagatcttcaatgtttagggCTCGTTAGAAAAATTTTTTGATTGCCTTTCTAAAAAGGTTTGTCATGACGGGGGTTTtctcaaaaaccaccctttttacaatcttcccgacttaagccaaaatcgttttttagcataacttttaaagtactttactaaacttcaaacttcataatttccaATAGCAACTTTGgccggtacaaattttatttatagtttttgtCCTGAATTTGTATCCGGATAATATGTTGCTCTTTTtccatgacaaattgtacaaagagaAAATTTCTATTCTGTCGAATTGAGGATTGCAGCTTGTATTCCTCCCTCTCCCTTATCAAAACTAGCCCTAAAAACCTGATAGCgaaacaagttaaaaaaattaaataaaattttcaattgaatttctattgaaaattttcaagtgcaattttgtgaaattaatttaaaatgcaatccCCAGCTTTTAGAGTCATTCTAAGCATGTTTAGGTTGAGTAGTCCATTTCAAAAAACctgatttaatcccacctggggtgagaaagagcctttcttactaaagaatataacaatggtagcacttctttcaattcataacatcgactttgtttatttataacgtcagcacaaaagaaagccttatgatgaaagcaaagtattataaatgatgttttccaaaaaaaaaacgagattttcaccaaatgaatattttcaaccgtacatattcttaatcaaacaagcgtttatgacaaacgcgagcatagcacGCTTTTCGTGTGCCAGTGACAAAGAACACCGTGGTtatggttttctagcttcggtacgagcacttttgtgtgttggtattttggTGCATCGTACCATcgtaccgaacaaagcaggcgcaaagaaaaaccgaggtacaagtgaaccgcgtgtgccgcacggtgcagggaagcttgccattcagcttcTACAAAAGTGacagtcagagatagctatttttttacaaccgcaccactacacactcaatcgcgagtacctttaggtagaaagccattggcgtcgccagcattgaaaaactttgaaaacgatataaacgatgaaaagcttagaaagctcctattggaatccaatgaactctgttaaataaacttaagaaatcacgacaaaaatgaagcctactaaatggcgattttaggagcacacgggaaacaaatttattgtagccggatgaatgtcctacgtcacaaaagtttttgcataaacattggacagttatgcaaaaacggtcAGGGCAAAAGAAATCGAAAAGCTACGTTATCtgacatgttgtaggaaacatcggtagacaaacTACTaaaaaacgagtataagtcgagtcacaaaatatatgcgcctgcattctcgcgccagtattcgaagctcaacttgacaacttgtcgacttggcgacaaatcgtcgaaaatcgatgcagtgtgattttttgacgatgaaaattcatgctgaatcgttatattaacgaagatgaaaatgacgtccagccataaagtaaaacctatacctttctttagtaagaaaggcaaaaagtaaatcgttctaaaaattgatcgggattgccgatagatgtcaaatttgtttcagatgctcactcatggtctgtactatgaatgtaggaagaaatttcggattaaatcagaaatgaaaaatgttggcgaaggtcaccaggtgggcttttacttttttttagggattatttttcttatggtaggttaatcaaacggctctaattTCAGAATCAAATTATGATTCTggatgaatttgggaatttgggaggCTCGAAACTTTGTAGAGATAAATagaagatatgaaaatgaaaaaaaaaaatgaccattgaaaattttattaatgttgttgaaaagtctgACCACATTCGAAAACAGATGAATATTTctaaattcggtctcaaaatgactttgttcagcacaccagctttcaaatgcacttggaacaatcaaaatcaaacatttgggATCCGAGGActtcgcgacacaaaatttttcaaaaattttaccacacacggacatcgctcggactccacggaatttattttcgaaaaaaaaattgagggtTGGATATAGacgtcaaggtgaatcgatagagcgtcgaaaatcgatgcagtgtgattttttttgacatttttcgatgaaaattcatgctgaatcgtccaGCAATAATGTAAGACCTACACCTTTCTTTAGTGAGAAAAGCAAAAacgcttaatccacctttaggtggttgttgccttcctcacaatcataaagtcaatacattctgTCGAAATAgtaacattcccccttaacatgtttaacaaatcaactttgttactcatttcttttaatagggttttaatctttctggctcatcggcaaggtctgataaaaaacctttccaacgatagttcgcatggaagatttgGACAATAATTTAAAgtcatttcaataacttttCAATACCTTTTTGTATAAcaagacggggtttcttacaaaaaccacactTTTTAAAATCTTCTGAAATGTAATCGGTTtttgacattacttttgaagtactaAACTAGGTGGTCTAggtggtcaaattaagaagttcattatttgagtgattttatagggTTCAGCGAATCGACCTGGTATTTTCAGGAAAgatgtttttcaaacaatttcgcTTGTTTACGCTTCGTTTTtaccaaatatttattcaacgaTTTATTAATTGGCTTTCCTTTCCcgcagcacactcacatccggTATATCCTTTCGGTACGAGCCGCCGGCAGCCACTTTCACCTGTTTATTCGACGGGCCGGCCCAAACGGACTCCAGTACGCAGTGGGGCTGCAAAAGCATCGGGAGCGCCTCTTTAGGTTCCCTGCCGACATCGTGCAGCATTACCGCACCCATCTGCTGGAATGCGCCAACGAAACCGTCAAAATCAGGCTCCATTTGGTTCCACTTCAtaatcatcatcaccatcaacTGGGGCTGGACAGCGTCGTTAAAGGTGAACCTGTTGGTTTGGAAAAGGGGGGTTTGTGATGCGTAAGGAGTGAGACAACGGCGAGGCGGTTTGAAACTGTATGTAAATtttttattacataaaatttaactaTATATACAATGATTGTATAGCGGTTACGGATCGCGAATAGCCCcgaataaaattcaataaaacgaTTAAAACGATAATTCTTATGGTGCTATTTTTGGAAAGTCCCTCATTTGTGTACAACGTGTTTCGATTTTCGGTAATTAGTTTCGTTACGATCAACTTGTTAAACAATGTTCATAACAAACGGAAAATGCCTTTCAGTAATGTATTCGGTAAACAAAAAAGCTTATTGAGCAAGAGTCGTTACAGCTGTGGCAGGATGCTAATCCTCACGTTACGTGGCCACCACTGCCTTTTGGATGCAGCGTCCGTTCTGCATCAACGCCGGCCACAGGAAGGCCCGGATGATGTCGGAGCGTTTCTCCGAGATGGGGTACCGCTCGTGCTTGTCCGGCTGGAGGAGACCTGGCGTGAAAATTAAGGTAATGAAGATCGTGAGTTCATCGATACTTCAAACTAACAAATCTGTATGAGCAACTCACCCAGCGTAAAGTCCGTGTCCAGGTAGTACGGCACCGTTTGGTTGGTCATCTTCCACGCGAGCCGCACGCAATCGCTGATGTAGTGGATCAGAGGAATGCACGCCTCCAGACAGGGATACTCGTGGAGCGTAGACAACACCTGGGAGGTGAATTTATGGGtatggaaaagaaaaacaaacaaacaaaccggaaaaaattgtgcaaaacaaaaaaaaataaggaagagaaaagagaaaccaaaacaaaaacatagaaGAGAAGATAGAGTTTTAAAGAGAGTAAAAAGAGAGACTGATCGTCGATAAGGCGCGCGCTCCGCCGCCGCGTCCCAGCACTCACCTGATTGGCGACCTGTCGCTCGACGTCGCCCATCGGGAACCGGTCGGCGGTTTCTTTGAGGTTCTGCCGGACGGCCCGGTCCAGGGCGGCCGTCGCGTCATCGTTCGCGTCCAACACGTGCAACGTTCGGCGCACCTCGAGCACCTTGCGCTCCTTCAGGCCGTGGCAGGCGCGGAACGCTagctgtgtgtgagtgagtggaTAATAACCGTTAATCATGGTAGGCTGTGCGGATACTGTGAGATACTGCGCGCGCGCGCAAATGGTTGTAAATATCGGTTTTGGACGCGGTGTCAATTTTGCCGCCATTTTTTATCTCTTGGATACTTTTGATGGATGGGATGATAATAGCGCTGTTGTGGAGGACAGTACAGAGAATGATTAGGTTGATCAACGATAGGCAGATCACTTCATTGACACCTTCGATAGTTTGTGATCGTGGTTGCGTAGGTACGCTTGTAGTTGGTGGCAGTACTAACGAAATAAGTGCAGGGTTTCGATACACGGCAGTTACAGACTTTGGTGATGGTCGTTATTTGAATGTTATGATTAAGCTGACACCTGCTAAAGGTGCATTCTGTTACAtgttaggggaacagcatctaattccagcgtgcctctaatgttggcaggtcaaaactttgacattcacttaaagctaattaaaagccttttcaactgaaatcgagtgataaatagctcaataagaagtgagcaagcaagtttctatcaaaagtaatgcaaaattagttgtttaaatagtggaaatcagcaaattggatggagttaggagcgagtgcttaacctgccaaacatacgagaatttcccataTATATAGCAAATATGCTTGGTATGATATCTGAATCTGGCAAATAAAAGTTAGTaacaagttttttgttttaacggAATAGTTATAACAACACTCAGTTTTAATTTTCTCTATTAAATTCCATGACTCAAAATAAACAATGGCATGAAATATGAAATGAATTATCCCAACACACCAAGCAGGGTTGTCAGAAGTCCAGTTAGCGTTCCAGTCAGGGATCCCAACAGACTACTCAGAACAGAGCTCAACTGGGTTAGGAGTGAATTCATCTGGGTCGTCAGAGACGCACCAACGCGGTCGTAGCCGAGTTGAGTTGGTTGATCAGAGTTGTCGGTGTTCTGGTTCCGGTGACTATGACCGGCGGTTCAACCGCTGCTGACGATGCTGTTCAGGGTGGTTTGAAGAACCAAATCTTTCAATCCTCCTTACAGGTCACAAAAACCTCTTCTGCGCCCTTTCAACTGTAACCTCATCACTGCAATCGACCATcacactatggggtatttccatataagcgagcggccaaaaatatttttttgcttttttgtgactttttttgtgacttttttgtgttgtttgtacttagtataataaaaacaaatgaattttgatatttttccaaaaaaaagtttaattttcgattttttcatatatttgaggccacatgcattaaagtggtgaattttgatattcttgctctgtctatttgatgcacggaatggcggtttatgctatgttaaagtttctgatttacgttcaatctccctcccctttttctttagttaaaatccacctctctttgaagacccccccccccctccctctccaatttaaatttgatttttgcggtgttttagaattttagacggtttattttatggaacattgtatggattctcgtccacgtttttggttgatccacttgcaaaattcacgttttccacgataaattcttctaaatcaaaatcactatgtaaccgattgtcgttagattacttaaaatatgaacttcttcaatgggcttttgtatacctcgttttgaagctacagaacagcatgcgtagtttttcctctgtggtttttccctgagttgattatgtgatggttctgcaatgttgtaattcttacaaatatactcgaaagcagttctcacgttttcagaatagtgcttcgttatatcgtacagggacactacggtattattatccatactttcaaaagaacacaacaacgaactgttatgaatattcgacgaatcgttactgtaaaattctttgaataggaatttttattttttttaaacgtacctaagtaccaacaaagtcatgaatattaaatcaatttcaaaacatacatagcaggtacgtcatttctgcctccgcaggtaaataatgcgattttaaccaagcgcatacgcgaaatcattaattttcttgcatgaatcaaaatgttcaaaatggcataactcaaaaagtgcacataagtgcactttgaaatttggagacaagttagggcatggttcaaattttaagctgcaaaattttcagatcgcacaaatgcacacaaaaaaagtactccattaacaaagttgaaaaaaaactaaattttgaatgaaaatccatcttttttgatttttattattttttttagcctgtaaaagtgtgttttgtaaaatgttattcaaaagttgaatcaattacctttctgaatatatataatgatgcaggaaaaaaaacataaacagctacacagtgcaactatgaaaaattatcattttttttgtcaaaaaacatgttttttcttaccattttcgcatTTGAAGGTCtgaaattcagtgaattttgaacctacaactttcaaactccggatttttcttagttagaatgtctattttcgaaaaaaaaataccaaaaaaataattagagtatgtcggtttttcgatttatggccgcctgaaaccccatagtgcatcACCAGCTTGCTGGCTCAGATTCAGACCGCACTGGTCAGCAACGCCCTGACCAGCGCTGCTGTATCTGCTCTTACCCAGCTACAGACGACAGTTTTGGGTCTTCAAACCACCCTGAACAGCACTCTTATCAGCGGACTGAAcactgcacagtgttcggaatggcaaaattaagtggaataaattgattactcctttatttgacgtcctagccaaatggtgtcttcggaagagttgttgtacttgatcagggctatcttttgaagttattgacatacagggtgacgaccttccagggtgtcaaccaaaaactaactttgttttaTGACGTTGTAGGactttgatgtcttcggcatagttgtagaggagaaaatttcatggaaGTTTGTCGAAaacgccaaatttgtagctcttgatctactcgagatatacgccattttagCAACAATGGTTCAAAAAAgcgcttttttggtgataactcaaaatgttagcattttagcggcctactttgttctgaagagttgtttatgacataaaattacacatctttgcccaagccagcaaaatgttttgagcctttattgaggagttataaccattttttcttgattttgagcctattttcaagttgctatgttttcaaaatggttctttttggcgcaaaaccgaacaatgcacctggcTCAAAAAGAGCGCTCACTTGAAAGATTAGTCTAAGTATatttttcatgctaaacactgcaaatattAAACTTACCAGAAGTTCCGGATTACCGAAACTGTTGCCCTCGAATAAGCCTctggtggattgaaaaaccttctccgcaaatcaaatgcaaccggaagcaacccatcggtaaaatcgattgccgcagtgcccagaaccccagaactagttttacagatcggaataAAAAATTGGccacccttacctttcatttgcggccaaaacatttgaaatcggttaattttcattttttgagcgatttccttcaacgttcgacatttccaaatgttgatctagcaaacaaaacagcgcgctgctgacagaccgcggatgaacttttcttttcacggcgtgttttctagaacaaccttatcaggaaaaaatagtcatcgccactttcaaatgtgtcttataggaaattttctcagctttccaatgtatgtatgtatgtatgatccccatacccgcaggcaacttggtcctggaacacatgtgagcgctaggtgaacaattcgatcatcttttactccgtaatctgcacacccacgtgcataagttttttgcacgaattttaatgctacaaataccggcgcataaaataaaatggtttcccttttccctccccaagcgccggaaatttgtagcgggtgtagggacactttgcatagacgcccttgttcccatcacgtcactgagggtatggagcgacgagaaattaataagcatgccccttcagtcgaaccttcattagagaagcaggcaatccacaactcacagcgaacgaccaagggaacaccctaccgcgtatttagTAAAATTGGCGTGGTATGGTCTTAAATGGATTGTATGAATGTTAGAGTAAGTGAAAGTATATTCTGAAATTTATAcaggaaagatctcaccaaatcgGGTCACTTCAACTCCGGCATCATCGGTCTTGAATCTGACTTGAATCTTCTGAGACTTCTGGCCTTGATTTGCTGGACTGCCGAAACCGGAACTGGCACATCaccaaaacagcaaaaaacttCCTGGTTGCCAGTTAAATCATTAGAGGCCTCGAGCTCGAGTCAATGAGTGCTACCGATCCTGGCTGATATCCGCCGTTGCTGTTTATCCGCCATTATTTTCCGCAATGGCCATTTCCTGTTCGCCATCCAAGTTTCACCGTTATGGCTATCACTGGCCACAAACAGATTTGCCGGCGAAATATCCGTATTTCCActaactttttgtttttgaaacaagaaTTTTAGGGTTGAAAAATGACAGCACGAAAAAGTTACGTCCGATCTCGCGCACGGATTGCTTCGAtcggaaattttctcagctttccaatgcttttaaaagcgAAATgattcatcgggaaatttctgagatatctctattttaagttttttggttttaaattcctttattatttattggaaactttatactaacagttcaggaaacttttcaaatgatgtgtttcatgagtcatttactcatcaaaatgtttgcacattttgatgagtaagacaagaaacaactttgtagaaggttgcaaaccgctaaacatgttgaaaattatgttttgtctaagTTTTGAACGCGTTCTGTGAACCGCCTGTAGTCAGAG
Encoded here:
- the LOC6033667 gene encoding uncharacterized protein LOC6033667, whose amino-acid sequence is MCFCSSQCCVKVSLNLLVNLLRRISDDIMEAIHCQRPPTVDDVTSEDRYQCQRYESDQQFETVQPCSGNDQPDDRRLQLEMSLQEVADAADVTELGVDCNEKGVDLPKRFAIATRLYCVIYDTVELEPYFCNVDREQCERMLEGGRDGVCIVRPFKLKHTHIRYILSVRAAGSHFHLFIRRAGPNGLQYAVGLQKHRERLFRFPADIVQHYRTHLLECANETVKIRLHLVPLHNHHHHQLGLDSVVKGEPVGLEKGGL